In the Azospirillum ramasamyi genome, one interval contains:
- a CDS encoding terminase small subunit, with amino-acid sequence MSKPGQRVNRAELADLFGVSLPTVDAWVRDGCPFAEKGAKGREWAFATADVHRWLVDRAVADVAAGYEGEIGVITADEAKRRKAVADAVVAEIKADEALNEVVNRHEAAADVAGFCISLRTGLSNAVAKIAGRAAAMTGAPEIQAMAEKEINQAFDAARDELVKAWGAGLAIGQDDEPRA; translated from the coding sequence ATGTCCAAACCGGGCCAACGGGTGAACCGGGCGGAGCTGGCCGACCTGTTCGGCGTCAGCCTGCCCACCGTCGACGCGTGGGTGCGCGACGGCTGCCCCTTCGCGGAGAAGGGGGCCAAGGGCCGGGAATGGGCCTTCGCGACGGCCGACGTTCACCGCTGGCTGGTGGACCGCGCCGTGGCCGACGTCGCCGCCGGCTACGAAGGCGAGATCGGCGTCATCACCGCCGATGAGGCCAAGCGCCGCAAGGCGGTGGCCGATGCGGTGGTGGCCGAGATCAAGGCCGACGAGGCCCTGAACGAGGTGGTGAACCGCCACGAGGCCGCGGCCGACGTCGCCGGCTTCTGCATCAGCCTGCGGACCGGCCTGTCCAACGCGGTGGCCAAGATCGCCGGCCGCGCCGCAGCGATGACCGGGGCGCCGGAGATCCAGGCGATGGCGGAGAAGGAAATCAACCAGGCCTTCGACGCCGCCCGCGACGAGCTGGTCAAGGCCTGGGGCGCCGGGTTGGCCATCGGGCAGGACGATGAACCGCGGGCTTGA
- a CDS encoding head decoration protein, which yields MTSASFSSQTSQPLPSLIGGDFPRVTRLVTVASGAGVLKAGAVLGRITASKKFTLSAAAANDGSEAVRAVLAEPVDASLSDVVAVAYLTGEFAPGELTFGAGHSAASAADALRDLSIFI from the coding sequence ATGACCTCCGCCAGCTTCTCCTCCCAGACCAGCCAGCCGCTGCCGTCCCTGATCGGCGGTGACTTCCCGCGCGTCACCCGGCTGGTGACCGTCGCCAGCGGCGCCGGCGTGCTCAAGGCCGGTGCCGTGCTCGGCCGCATCACCGCCAGCAAGAAGTTCACCCTGTCGGCTGCCGCCGCCAATGACGGCTCCGAAGCGGTGCGCGCGGTTCTGGCCGAACCGGTCGACGCCAGCCTGTCCGACGTGGTCGCCGTCGCCTACCTGACCGGCGAGTTCGCCCCGGGCGAGCTGACCTTCGGCGCCGGCCACTCCGCCGCGTCGGCGGCCGACGCGCTGCGCGACCTGTCGATCTTCATCTGA
- a CDS encoding phage portal protein gives MERNDALVSGAVQSLKDSAIGFGLDFQSMPDYRALGITRDQAQDAARRIESIWHEWSEDRDACDVTGQLPFGSMLRQSVQSDLVAGESLQLALWLPERQRRLGSRFATVMQTVEADRLSNPQDRIGDPRLRDGVEIDEYGAPIAYHIRSSHPGDLFMPWAMAAADWQRVPLRGPGGRRVVIHSFDQKRPGQHRGVSVFAPVMTELKQRARFQRAELQAAVVNAVIAAVLESPADGQTLLDLFGDANSYMDMRNAQPSVQLGIGPGGAIPRLLPGETLKGYSSNRPSAGMDGFVTTVSRLIATGIGMTYETFMRDFSKTNYSSARASLLEGWRFVLFLRMHKTLTWCRPTLDLVLEEAVWRGYIDLPGFAESRARRQAWLRGVWRGPARGWVDPVKEITAAAMRVRLGISTLRDEALDQGRDFDDLLDQIALEQEALKARGLTLPEVNFMPTPDQPEPAAAGA, from the coding sequence TTGGAGCGGAACGACGCCCTGGTCTCCGGTGCCGTCCAGTCGCTGAAGGACAGCGCTATCGGCTTCGGTCTGGATTTCCAGTCGATGCCGGATTACCGGGCGCTGGGCATCACCCGCGACCAGGCGCAGGACGCCGCCCGGCGCATCGAGTCCATCTGGCACGAGTGGAGCGAGGACCGCGACGCCTGCGACGTCACCGGTCAGCTGCCCTTCGGCTCGATGCTGCGCCAGTCGGTGCAGTCCGACCTCGTCGCCGGCGAAAGCCTGCAGCTGGCGCTGTGGCTGCCCGAGCGGCAGCGCCGGCTGGGCAGCCGCTTCGCCACCGTGATGCAGACGGTGGAGGCGGACCGCCTGTCCAATCCGCAGGACCGCATCGGCGATCCGCGCCTGCGCGACGGTGTCGAGATCGACGAGTACGGGGCGCCCATCGCCTATCATATCCGCTCCAGCCACCCGGGCGACCTGTTCATGCCCTGGGCGATGGCCGCGGCGGACTGGCAGCGGGTGCCCTTGCGCGGGCCGGGCGGCCGGCGGGTGGTGATCCACTCCTTCGACCAGAAGCGCCCGGGCCAGCACCGCGGCGTCTCCGTGTTCGCGCCGGTGATGACCGAGCTGAAGCAGCGCGCCCGGTTCCAGCGGGCCGAGCTGCAGGCGGCGGTGGTCAACGCGGTGATCGCCGCGGTGCTGGAAAGCCCGGCCGACGGGCAGACGCTGCTGGACCTGTTCGGCGACGCCAACAGCTACATGGACATGCGCAACGCCCAGCCGTCGGTGCAGCTCGGCATCGGCCCGGGCGGCGCCATTCCGCGGCTGCTGCCGGGCGAGACGCTGAAGGGCTACTCGTCCAACCGGCCCAGCGCCGGCATGGACGGGTTCGTCACCACGGTGAGCCGGCTGATCGCCACCGGCATCGGCATGACCTACGAGACGTTCATGCGCGACTTCAGCAAGACCAACTACTCCAGCGCCCGCGCGTCGCTGCTGGAGGGCTGGCGCTTCGTGCTGTTCCTGCGCATGCACAAGACCCTGACCTGGTGCCGGCCGACGCTCGACCTGGTGCTCGAGGAGGCGGTGTGGCGCGGCTATATCGACCTGCCGGGCTTCGCGGAAAGCCGGGCCCGGCGGCAGGCGTGGCTGCGCGGGGTGTGGCGTGGGCCGGCGCGTGGCTGGGTGGACCCGGTGAAGGAAATCACCGCCGCGGCGATGCGGGTGCGGCTTGGCATCTCCACCCTGCGCGACGAGGCCCTCGACCAGGGCCGCGACTTCGATGACCTGCTGGACCAGATCGCGCTGGAGCAGGAGGCGCTGAAGGCGCGCGGGCTGACCCTGCCCGAGGTCAACTTCATGCCCACGCCTGACCAGCCCGAGCCGGCAGCCGCCGGCGCCTGA
- a CDS encoding major capsid protein, with translation MDIYSTLAMLGVLRSLRAKAPRFLLDMFFPLASFSDTEKIIFDVEVDDVEVAPFVSPLAAGRVGADTGYETKMFAPAYVKPLHDIKPDEPLRRLAGEPLGGALSAAAREQAILGAKLQRQLTQILRRKEVMAAEVLRTGKCVVKGEKYPEVLVDFQRAGDLSLVLSAGARWGEAGVSPYADVSEWIDQVGQKSGAAVNVVVMDAKAWALFEADSKLEKVLDRTLGQAAIVQMGFQPGVPGTPVFKGRIGMVEFYTYNDTYTEDGVTKPLLPDHTVLLGATGAMEGTQAHGAILDPRAGYQALEIFPKSWIEENPGRRLLLSQSAPLVYPRRPNACMCATVR, from the coding sequence ATGGACATCTATTCGACCCTCGCCATGCTGGGGGTGCTGCGGTCGCTGCGCGCCAAGGCTCCCCGCTTCCTGCTGGACATGTTCTTCCCGCTGGCCAGCTTCAGCGACACCGAGAAGATCATTTTCGACGTCGAGGTCGATGACGTCGAGGTCGCCCCCTTCGTCTCGCCGCTGGCCGCCGGGCGCGTCGGTGCCGACACCGGCTATGAAACCAAGATGTTCGCCCCGGCCTATGTGAAGCCGCTGCACGACATCAAGCCGGACGAGCCGCTGCGCCGGCTGGCCGGCGAACCGCTGGGCGGTGCCCTGTCGGCCGCGGCGCGCGAACAGGCGATCCTGGGCGCCAAGCTGCAGCGCCAGCTGACCCAGATCCTGCGCCGCAAGGAGGTGATGGCGGCCGAGGTCCTGCGCACCGGCAAGTGCGTGGTCAAGGGCGAGAAGTACCCGGAGGTCCTGGTGGACTTCCAGCGCGCCGGCGACCTGTCGCTGGTGCTGTCCGCCGGCGCCCGCTGGGGCGAGGCCGGCGTGTCGCCCTATGCCGACGTGTCGGAATGGATTGACCAGGTGGGCCAGAAGTCCGGTGCCGCGGTCAACGTGGTGGTGATGGACGCCAAGGCCTGGGCGCTGTTCGAGGCCGACTCCAAGCTGGAGAAGGTGCTCGACCGCACGCTGGGGCAGGCCGCCATCGTCCAGATGGGCTTCCAGCCCGGTGTGCCCGGCACGCCCGTGTTCAAGGGCCGGATCGGCATGGTGGAGTTCTACACCTACAACGACACCTACACCGAAGACGGCGTCACCAAGCCGTTGCTGCCGGACCACACGGTGCTGCTGGGCGCCACCGGCGCCATGGAGGGCACCCAGGCCCATGGCGCCATCCTCGACCCGCGCGCCGGCTACCAGGCCCTGGAGATCTTCCCCAAGAGCTGGATCGAAGAGAACCCGGGCCGGCGCCTGCTGCTGAGCCAGTCGGCGCCGCTGGTCTACCCGCGGCGTCCCAACGCCTGCATGTGCGCGACGGTGAGGTGA
- a CDS encoding phage terminase large subunit family protein, producing the protein MNRGLEAAARVSAHRHSDYRTGRGELRTALLALFDGSLKFQERMSGSVWAERFGWIPKGTGAEHGKVTLYGYQRGLVDLMCDPTVPLLTVLKAARVGYTRCATLAVGYHLHQDPTLCAIAQPTIPDAEDFGSGEVAPMLRDTPVLKPLMRPTRKGEKQDNATFYQLSNGASVRVVGAASDDAFRRYSARFLFADEIDGDGWTPGAKTQGDKLKLFWTRGETFWNRKQVRGSTPLLFETSRVWKLWLASDQRRYFVPSWSGTTPWSPVPSSR; encoded by the coding sequence ATGAACCGCGGGCTTGAGGCGGCGGCGCGCGTCAGCGCCCACCGTCACAGCGATTACCGGACCGGACGGGGCGAGCTGCGCACGGCGCTGCTGGCCCTGTTCGACGGCAGCCTGAAGTTCCAGGAGCGCATGAGCGGCTCCGTGTGGGCCGAGCGCTTCGGCTGGATCCCGAAGGGCACCGGGGCCGAGCACGGCAAGGTGACGCTCTACGGCTACCAGCGCGGGCTGGTGGACCTGATGTGCGATCCGACCGTGCCGCTGCTGACCGTGCTGAAGGCGGCACGCGTCGGCTACACCCGCTGCGCCACGCTGGCGGTGGGCTACCACCTCCACCAGGACCCGACGCTGTGCGCCATCGCCCAGCCGACGATCCCGGATGCGGAAGACTTCGGCAGCGGCGAAGTCGCGCCGATGCTGCGTGACACGCCGGTGCTGAAGCCGCTGATGCGGCCGACGCGCAAGGGAGAGAAGCAGGACAACGCCACCTTCTACCAGCTGAGCAACGGCGCCAGCGTGCGCGTGGTCGGGGCTGCGTCGGACGATGCTTTCCGTCGCTATAGTGCGCGCTTCCTGTTCGCCGACGAAATCGACGGCGACGGCTGGACGCCGGGGGCGAAAACCCAGGGTGACAAGCTGAAGCTGTTCTGGACGCGCGGCGAAACCTTCTGGAACCGCAAGCAGGTTAGAGGCTCCACCCCGCTGCTGTTCGAAACCAGCCGGGTGTGGAAGCTGTGGCTCGCGTCGGACCAGCGGCGCTATTTCGTGCCCTCTTGGAGCGGAACGACGCCCTGGTCTCCGGTGCCGTCCAGTCGCTGA
- a CDS encoding head-tail joining protein, which yields MFFDDLNAACVGAFGEPAVIRRAGRSDVTVTGIFDRRHYQVETDDGPVSTLMTSLAVVDADMGGPVPAGADVELRGLSFTVSEPRPDGQGMTVLLLRESR from the coding sequence ATGTTCTTCGATGACCTCAACGCCGCCTGCGTCGGCGCCTTCGGGGAGCCGGCGGTGATCCGCCGTGCCGGCCGCTCCGACGTCACCGTCACCGGCATCTTCGACCGCCGGCACTACCAGGTGGAAACCGACGACGGGCCGGTCTCCACGCTGATGACCTCGCTGGCCGTGGTCGACGCCGACATGGGCGGTCCGGTGCCCGCCGGCGCCGACGTCGAGCTGCGCGGCCTGTCCTTCACGGTGTCGGAGCCGCGGCCGGACGGGCAGGGGATGACCGTGCTGCTGCTGCGGGAGTCGCGCTGA
- a CDS encoding S49 family peptidase yields MLKTMQPVLVSPAWAETAAARMVQLTQANRAGGELPAGCTRLGEVNGTRRPYEVDRGVAVVSVAGLLVPKLGYIGSSWVTGYDGLRFQLAHAFADPGVRAVCLDIDSGGGIAQGCFDLVDWTIATKKATGKPVGAICSEEAYSAAFAIACAADSIAVPRTGGVGSIGVWLMHWDYSRMLEEAGLKPTIIQSGAHKTDGHPYAALPEAVRADWQGQVDALRQLFAETVARARGIDVAAVLATEARCFEGPVGTAEAVRLGLADAVLPPDQAFSALVDHVRENQ; encoded by the coding sequence ATGCTGAAGACGATGCAGCCCGTGCTGGTGTCCCCAGCCTGGGCCGAGACCGCGGCCGCGCGCATGGTGCAGCTGACCCAGGCGAACCGCGCCGGCGGCGAGCTGCCGGCCGGCTGCACGCGGCTGGGCGAGGTCAACGGCACGCGCCGGCCCTACGAGGTGGACCGGGGCGTGGCGGTGGTGTCGGTGGCCGGGTTGCTGGTGCCCAAGCTGGGCTACATCGGCAGCAGCTGGGTCACCGGCTATGACGGGCTGCGCTTTCAGCTGGCGCATGCCTTCGCCGATCCGGGCGTGCGCGCCGTCTGCCTCGACATCGACAGCGGCGGCGGCATCGCCCAGGGCTGTTTCGACCTGGTGGACTGGACCATCGCCACCAAGAAGGCGACGGGCAAGCCGGTGGGGGCCATCTGCAGCGAAGAGGCCTATTCCGCCGCCTTCGCCATCGCCTGCGCGGCCGACAGCATCGCGGTGCCGCGCACCGGCGGCGTGGGGTCGATCGGCGTCTGGCTGATGCACTGGGACTATTCCCGCATGCTGGAGGAGGCCGGGCTGAAGCCGACCATCATCCAGTCCGGCGCCCATAAGACCGATGGCCACCCCTATGCCGCGCTGCCCGAGGCGGTGCGCGCAGACTGGCAGGGGCAGGTCGACGCCCTGCGCCAGCTCTTTGCCGAAACCGTCGCCCGCGCCCGCGGGATCGACGTGGCGGCGGTCCTTGCCACAGAGGCCCGCTGCTTTGAGGGGCCGGTCGGCACCGCCGAGGCCGTGCGCCTTGGGCTGGCCGATGCGGTCCTGCCACCCGACCAGGCCTTTTCGGCCCTGGTGGATCATGTGAGGGAAAACCAGTGA